A genome region from Gammaproteobacteria bacterium includes the following:
- the fabF gene encoding beta-ketoacyl-ACP synthase II, with amino-acid sequence MAKRRVVVTGMGMITPLGLTVKETWEGITAGKSGIRLIKHFDASESPVKFCGNVENFDATQFMNPKDVRRLDTFIHYGVAAAKQAIEDSHLDFDTEDLDRIGIAIGSGIGGLPIIERNCQILEDSGPRKISPFFIPGTIINMVAGYVSIMYGLKGPNIAIVTACTTGTHNIGHAARMITYGDADVMVTGGTEMATSLLSISGFASSRALSTRNDDPERASRPWDKDRDGFVLGEGAGVLILEEYEHAKKRGATIYAELIGFGMSADAYHMTAPEEDGKGFVSSMINTLHDAKIAPEQVDYINAHGTSTPVGDVIEALAIKKAFGAHAYNLGVSSTKSMTGHLLGAAGAVEAIISILAMRDQVAPPTINLDNPDEGCDLNFIPKTAQEMKINIVLSNSFGFGGTNGSLLFKRVE; translated from the coding sequence AGTTGTTACGGGTATGGGAATGATTACCCCCTTAGGACTAACTGTTAAAGAAACATGGGAAGGCATTACCGCAGGTAAAAGCGGTATTCGTCTGATCAAACATTTTGATGCTTCAGAATCCCCCGTTAAATTTTGTGGTAATGTCGAAAATTTCGATGCCACGCAGTTTATGAATCCTAAAGATGTGCGTCGTTTAGATACCTTTATCCACTATGGCGTAGCTGCAGCAAAACAGGCAATTGAAGATTCCCATTTAGATTTCGATACCGAAGATTTAGATCGTATCGGTATTGCTATTGGGTCGGGTATTGGCGGATTACCTATCATTGAAAGAAACTGCCAGATATTAGAAGATTCTGGTCCCCGCAAAATTTCGCCCTTCTTTATTCCCGGCACTATCATTAATATGGTCGCGGGATATGTTTCCATTATGTACGGGCTTAAAGGGCCTAATATTGCCATCGTTACTGCTTGTACCACGGGCACTCATAATATTGGTCATGCAGCAAGAATGATTACTTATGGTGATGCTGATGTAATGGTAACTGGGGGGACGGAAATGGCCACCTCATTGTTGAGCATTAGCGGATTTGCTTCTTCACGGGCATTATCTACGCGTAATGACGATCCTGAGAGAGCAAGTCGTCCTTGGGATAAAGACAGAGATGGTTTTGTGTTAGGCGAGGGAGCAGGCGTACTCATTCTTGAAGAATACGAACATGCTAAAAAGCGCGGTGCCACCATTTATGCAGAGTTGATTGGTTTTGGCATGAGTGCTGATGCCTACCATATGACTGCACCCGAAGAAGATGGTAAAGGTTTTGTTAGCTCAATGATCAACACTTTACATGATGCCAAAATTGCGCCGGAACAAGTGGATTATATTAATGCTCACGGCACTTCAACGCCTGTGGGAGATGTTATCGAAGCCTTAGCAATTAAAAAAGCATTCGGTGCCCACGCCTATAATCTTGGCGTAAGTTCAACTAAGTCTATGACAGGTCATTTATTGGGAGCAGCAGGCGCAGTTGAGGCGATTATCTCTATCTTAGCGATGCGTGATCAAGTGGCTCCCCCTACCATTAACTTGGATAATCCTGATGAAGGATGCGATTTGAATTTTATACCTAAAACGGCTCAAGAAATGAAAATCAACATAGTACTATCCAATTCTTTTGGCTTTGGGGG